From a single Thermoplasmata archaeon genomic region:
- a CDS encoding 30S ribosomal protein S11, whose amino-acid sequence MPKVGIAHIFASYNDIIITITDITGAETLARCSGGMVVKADREEGSPYAAMKATERAAEMAKEKGVELVHVKVRAPGGNKSLTPGPGAQAAIRALARSGLKIGRIEDVTPIPHDGCKKKGGRRGRRV is encoded by the coding sequence ATGCCTAAAGTAGGAATTGCTCACATTTTCGCATCCTACAACGATATAATTATCACCATTACAGATATTACGGGTGCCGAAACCCTAGCTAGATGCTCAGGGGGAATGGTAGTAAAGGCAGATAGAGAGGAAGGTTCTCCCTATGCAGCAATGAAGGCAACTGAGAGGGCTGCTGAGATGGCAAAGGAGAAGGGTGTTGAACTTGTCCATGTCAAAGTGAGGGCCCCTGGAGGTAACAAGAGTTTAACGCCTGGACCTGGTGCTCAGGCTGCAATAAGAGCATTGGCACGCTCTGGCCTAAAAATTGGAAGAATTGAAGATGTCACTCCTATTCCCCATGACGGTTGCAAGAAGAAAGGTGGAAGAAGGGGAAGAAGAGTATAA
- a CDS encoding DUF655 domain-containing protein, translating to MERYEEYAYILDFLPQGRYDDKRIKKEPLALAIGDMEFKLFELIIKPNVTPSIGDRVYIGKDMEKRKEIHQIKRRIGFEELTPTAQVELPYVILQIVKEQEKRFVDFYNTAQPITTRFHMLELLPGLGKKTMWAIVEERKKGPFTSFQDITNRVKIHAPDKLIADRIKLELENPKEKYHIFVAK from the coding sequence ATGGAGCGATATGAGGAATACGCTTACATTCTTGACTTTTTGCCTCAGGGAAGATACGATGACAAGCGAATAAAGAAGGAACCACTTGCTCTAGCTATAGGAGACATGGAATTCAAATTGTTTGAGCTAATAATCAAACCAAATGTTACTCCATCTATAGGAGACCGAGTTTATATAGGCAAGGACATGGAGAAGAGAAAGGAAATTCACCAAATAAAAAGAAGAATCGGTTTTGAGGAACTCACGCCTACTGCTCAGGTTGAGCTTCCATATGTGATTCTCCAGATTGTCAAGGAGCAGGAAAAGAGATTTGTGGATTTTTACAATACAGCACAGCCCATCACAACAAGGTTTCACATGCTTGAACTCTTGCCAGGGCTTGGGAAGAAAACAATGTGGGCAATTGTTGAGGAAAGAAAGAAAGGTCCTTTTACATCATTCCAAGACATAACAAATCGTGTGAAAATTCATGCACCAGATAAACTAATTGCTGACAGAATCAAGCTTGAACTTGAAAACCCAAAAGAAAAGTACCATATTTTCGTGGCGAAGTAG
- a CDS encoding 30S ribosomal protein S4 produces MGDPKKPRKKFEKPSHPWIIERIQEENELVKNYGLKNKREVWKAESLLRNWRRQARDLQARIRRKEAQAEVEMKNLFGKLQNLGILTMENPTLDDVLALDIEKILSRRLETLVYTKGLASSYRQARQLIVHGHIAVNGHKVTVPSYLVKKSEEPTIQYLQSSPLNDPMHPCRPKLREEKEQKKEVKEVTPNA; encoded by the coding sequence ATGGGCGACCCGAAAAAACCCAGAAAAAAGTTTGAGAAACCATCACATCCCTGGATAATCGAAAGGATTCAGGAAGAAAACGAACTTGTAAAGAATTATGGCCTCAAGAACAAGCGAGAGGTGTGGAAAGCAGAATCTTTGCTGAGAAACTGGAGAAGGCAGGCAAGGGACCTCCAGGCAAGAATCAGAAGGAAGGAGGCACAAGCAGAGGTTGAAATGAAGAATTTGTTCGGCAAACTCCAGAATCTTGGAATTCTAACAATGGAAAATCCCACACTTGATGATGTACTTGCTCTTGACATTGAAAAAATTTTAAGCAGGAGGCTGGAAACCCTCGTTTATACAAAGGGTCTGGCTAGCTCCTACCGGCAGGCACGACAACTCATTGTCCATGGCCACATTGCAGTTAATGGACACAAAGTGACCGTGCCAAGCTATCTCGTGAAGAAGAGCGAGGAGCCAACCATCCAGTATCTACAGAGCTCGCCATTAAATGACCCAATGCACCCCTGCAGGCCTAAATTACGGGAAGAAAAAGAGCAAAAGAAGGAGGTAAAGGAGGTGACACCAAATGCCTAA
- a CDS encoding hydroxymethylglutaryl-CoA reductase, degradative, giving the protein MKSEISGFYKMSIEERLKLVKEFANLAETDIEPLKNTGNVEPKMLDRMIENVVGCMILPLGIAVNFLINEKDYLVPMAIEEASVVAAASHGAKLARAGGGFRATTTEPVMIGQVQVTKVPNPHGAKMRILEHKEEILAMANEKDPILIKLGGGAKDLTVRVIESRRGSYVVINLLVNTKDAMGANAVNTMAEAIAPFIENITGGKVVLRIISNLAVYRLARARAVFKKELLAKEEFGLSGEDVVEAILDAYELAEVDPFRCATHNKGIMNGISAVAIATGNDFRALEAGAHSYAFYAHGTYKPLTKYEKDAEGNLVGTIELPIAVGLVGGVTAVHPIAKTAVKILGVKSAQELACVMASVGLAQNFAALRALATEGIQKGHMSLHARNIAASVGAVGEEIDIVAEKLVAERKIRMDRAKELLEELRKK; this is encoded by the coding sequence ATGAAGTCCGAAATCTCTGGCTTCTATAAAATGAGCATTGAGGAGCGGCTGAAACTTGTGAAGGAATTTGCAAATCTTGCAGAGACAGACATAGAACCCCTGAAAAACACAGGGAATGTTGAACCAAAAATGCTGGACAGGATGATTGAAAATGTGGTTGGTTGCATGATTTTACCGCTAGGAATTGCTGTGAATTTTTTGATAAATGAAAAGGATTACCTTGTGCCAATGGCAATTGAGGAGGCATCTGTAGTAGCTGCGGCTTCGCATGGTGCAAAGCTTGCAAGAGCTGGAGGTGGTTTCAGAGCAACAACTACGGAGCCAGTGATGATTGGACAGGTGCAGGTGACAAAGGTACCCAACCCACACGGAGCAAAGATGCGAATTCTGGAACATAAAGAAGAGATTCTTGCAATGGCAAACGAAAAAGACCCGATTTTGATTAAGCTGGGTGGTGGTGCTAAGGACTTGACTGTGCGGGTGATTGAGAGCAGAAGAGGCAGTTATGTGGTAATAAATCTACTGGTGAACACTAAGGATGCGATGGGAGCTAACGCAGTGAACACAATGGCAGAGGCAATTGCACCTTTCATTGAGAATATCACTGGCGGTAAGGTAGTGCTCAGAATTATTTCAAATCTTGCTGTTTATAGATTGGCCAGAGCAAGAGCAGTGTTCAAAAAAGAATTGCTAGCAAAGGAGGAATTCGGGTTAAGCGGAGAGGATGTTGTGGAGGCAATCCTGGATGCTTATGAACTTGCAGAAGTTGATCCATTTAGATGTGCTACGCACAACAAGGGAATTATGAACGGAATAAGTGCAGTTGCTATAGCAACTGGTAACGACTTCAGAGCTTTGGAGGCAGGGGCGCACTCCTATGCTTTTTATGCACATGGCACCTATAAGCCACTTACAAAGTATGAGAAAGATGCTGAAGGAAACCTTGTTGGAACGATTGAACTGCCAATTGCTGTTGGTCTTGTTGGTGGCGTCACTGCAGTGCATCCAATTGCAAAAACCGCTGTAAAAATTCTTGGGGTTAAGAGTGCCCAGGAACTAGCATGTGTTATGGCAAGTGTTGGGCTTGCTCAAAACTTTGCAGCTTTGCGGGCTTTAGCCACTGAAGGAATTCAGAAGGGACACATGAGTCTGCATGCCAGAAACATCGCCGCAAGTGTTGGTGCTGTGGGTGAGGAAATTGACATAGTTGCGGAGAAGCTTGTGGCGGAGCGCAAGATAAGGATGGACAGGGCAAAGGAATTGCTGGAAGAATTGAGAAAGAAATGA
- a CDS encoding 50S ribosomal protein L21e, with the protein MVKASKGIRCRTRGILRKKPREKGMPPITHYLQKFEIGEKAAIHLEPSSPEGMPHPRFHGLTGTIVGVQGRCYLVQVREGKKLKQVICAPQHLKRVSE; encoded by the coding sequence ATGGTAAAGGCGTCGAAAGGAATAAGGTGCAGAACAAGAGGAATCTTGAGAAAAAAACCAAGAGAGAAAGGTATGCCTCCTATCACACACTATCTTCAGAAATTTGAGATAGGAGAAAAGGCAGCAATCCATCTTGAGCCAAGCTCACCAGAAGGTATGCCCCATCCTAGATTTCATGGGCTTACTGGTACAATCGTCGGTGTTCAGGGAAGATGCTACCTGGTGCAAGTAAGAGAAGGCAAGAAGTTAAAGCAGGTAATCTGTGCACCTCAGCACCTGAAGAGGGTTTCTGAATAG
- a CDS encoding RNA polymerase, with translation MRKYLTLAEVKDYLDAEANTRELGRFSSAAREHAGNFTKLDAKDAKKLVEELIEAKFSEEVSVKLADILPATPEEVRAVLQKESDVDENRVSTALEIVKKYISKK, from the coding sequence ATGCGCAAATATCTTACACTTGCAGAGGTAAAGGATTATTTGGATGCAGAGGCGAATACAAGGGAGTTGGGCAGGTTTTCAAGTGCGGCAAGAGAACATGCTGGTAACTTCACAAAATTGGATGCAAAGGATGCAAAAAAACTGGTCGAGGAATTGATTGAAGCAAAATTTTCAGAGGAGGTATCAGTGAAACTTGCGGATATTTTACCTGCCACACCTGAAGAGGTAAGAGCGGTTCTTCAGAAAGAGTCGGATGTTGATGAAAACAGGGTCTCTACAGCCCTAGAAATAGTGAAAAAGTATATTTCAAAGAAATAA
- a CDS encoding 30S ribosomal protein S13: MAPEEQTKEPKEKKGKKKEKEPKPEETKKSAKEKGLKPDFKYIVRLVNTDISGLKSVLMGLTQIKGIGIRTAHSILNTTTLPKFEKIGNLTDEQITMLEETIQNYCRNGPEWALNRQRDFATGDSFHLLGTDLDLSRLEDINMLKMIRCYRGVRHEKGKKVRGQRTANHGRKGITVGVAKKPGAKAPAQPAQSGGEKK; encoded by the coding sequence TTGGCTCCTGAAGAACAGACCAAAGAACCTAAAGAAAAGAAAGGCAAGAAAAAAGAGAAAGAACCGAAGCCAGAGGAAACAAAAAAATCTGCTAAAGAGAAAGGATTAAAACCGGATTTCAAGTACATTGTTCGTTTAGTAAATACCGACATTTCTGGCTTGAAAAGCGTACTGATGGGGCTTACCCAGATAAAGGGTATAGGCATCAGAACCGCTCATTCAATTCTGAATACGACAACTCTTCCAAAATTTGAGAAAATAGGCAACCTTACAGACGAGCAGATAACCATGCTGGAAGAAACAATTCAGAATTATTGCAGGAACGGACCAGAATGGGCACTCAATCGCCAAAGAGATTTTGCGACTGGAGACAGTTTTCATCTGCTCGGCACTGACCTTGACCTCAGTAGACTTGAAGATATAAACATGCTGAAAATGATTCGTTGCTACAGAGGCGTTCGACATGAAAAGGGAAAGAAAGTCCGTGGCCAGAGGACTGCTAATCATGGTAGGAAAGGTATAACTGTCGGAGTCGCAAAGAAACCTGGGGCAAAAGCACCAGCTCAACCCGCACAGTCAGGTGGTGAAAAGAAATAG
- a CDS encoding glutamate--tRNA ligase, translated as MDESVKKAIRNFALQNAVQHGGKADQKAVVGRIASTFPELRAKIKEMMPEIAKIVEEVNSLSLEQQTEELQRNAPELLQKEKKEKEFVLPELPEVKGTVVMRLAPFPSGAPHIGNARSFILNDEYVRKYNGKLYLVFDDTIGSEEKIPQAESYDLIRESLAYLGIKYEQEIFKSDRMEIFYAWARKIIEKGYAYVCQCDASTLRKYREEGRECDHRRQSVEENLEKWEKMLANAYAEGEAILRIKTDMKHKNPAFRDRVLFRISRREHPRVGTKYSVWPLLEFSWAVDDHLLGITHVLRGKDLMMEDMMEQYIWEIFGIKGPVFLHYGMLMLSEMKLSKSKSMKEVLSGTYSGWDDPRTWSLLSLRRRGIQPKAIRNFITSFGVSLSDIEVPAENLYAENRKIVDGIAPRYFFVPEPVKIRINLDGEKELELQNHPVNQALGKRKLSVGNEVFIPKSDFENYLGQEIRLKDFCNILCQENARITSWENKNIPRIQWVPCLESVSMEIVQPDGTVITGVAEKNLAHANVNDIVQLERYGFVRVDAKGERIKAYFGHR; from the coding sequence ATGGATGAGAGCGTAAAGAAAGCAATTCGAAATTTCGCACTCCAGAATGCAGTGCAGCATGGTGGCAAGGCAGACCAAAAAGCAGTGGTAGGTAGAATCGCAAGCACATTTCCTGAGTTGAGAGCTAAAATAAAAGAGATGATGCCTGAGATTGCAAAAATTGTGGAGGAAGTGAACTCACTTTCGCTGGAGCAGCAGACCGAAGAACTGCAGAGAAATGCACCCGAGCTATTACAGAAAGAGAAAAAGGAGAAAGAATTTGTTTTGCCAGAATTACCTGAAGTAAAGGGTACTGTTGTGATGAGACTAGCTCCCTTTCCCTCAGGTGCACCCCACATAGGTAATGCCAGAAGTTTTATCCTCAACGACGAATATGTGCGGAAATACAATGGTAAACTCTATCTTGTTTTTGACGACACAATTGGTTCAGAAGAAAAAATTCCACAGGCAGAGTCATATGACCTTATAAGGGAGAGCTTGGCCTATCTCGGAATTAAGTATGAGCAGGAAATTTTCAAGTCGGATAGAATGGAAATTTTCTATGCGTGGGCAAGGAAAATTATTGAGAAAGGGTATGCCTATGTATGCCAGTGTGATGCTAGCACATTGCGAAAATATCGCGAGGAAGGTAGAGAATGCGACCATCGCAGGCAAAGTGTTGAAGAGAACCTTGAGAAATGGGAAAAAATGCTGGCTAATGCCTATGCTGAAGGCGAAGCAATCCTAAGAATAAAAACAGACATGAAGCACAAAAACCCTGCTTTCAGAGATAGGGTGCTATTCAGAATTTCCAGGCGGGAACATCCAAGGGTTGGCACAAAATACAGTGTCTGGCCATTACTTGAGTTTTCTTGGGCAGTTGATGACCATTTGCTTGGCATCACCCATGTGCTTCGCGGCAAGGACCTGATGATGGAGGATATGATGGAACAGTATATCTGGGAAATTTTCGGAATAAAAGGGCCAGTTTTCCTTCACTATGGGATGCTCATGCTTTCTGAAATGAAGTTGAGCAAGAGCAAGTCAATGAAAGAGGTGCTGTCAGGTACATACTCTGGCTGGGATGACCCAAGAACCTGGAGCTTGCTTTCACTGAGGAGGCGCGGGATTCAGCCAAAAGCAATACGAAATTTCATCACCTCTTTCGGTGTAAGTTTATCTGACATTGAGGTGCCTGCAGAAAATCTGTATGCTGAGAACAGAAAAATTGTGGATGGAATTGCACCAAGATACTTCTTTGTGCCTGAGCCCGTGAAAATCAGAATAAATCTGGATGGCGAGAAGGAACTGGAACTTCAAAACCATCCTGTTAACCAGGCACTCGGAAAGCGAAAACTAAGTGTTGGAAATGAAGTGTTCATTCCCAAGTCAGATTTCGAGAATTATCTTGGCCAGGAAATTCGTCTCAAGGACTTCTGCAACATTCTCTGCCAGGAAAATGCAAGAATCACATCATGGGAAAATAAGAACATTCCCAGAATCCAGTGGGTGCCTTGTTTAGAATCTGTGAGTATGGAGATTGTGCAACCCGACGGTACAGTTATCACAGGTGTCGCAGAGAAAAATCTTGCTCATGCCAATGTAAACGACATTGTCCAGCTTGAAAGATATGGATTTGTAAGAGTTGATGCAAAAGGTGAAAGAATAAAGGCATACTTTGGGCATAGATAA
- a CDS encoding tRNA pseudouridine(54/55) synthase Pus10 — MFLDTPSRRVSEKLKAWKLCPHCLGRMFGREGTGYTNPQRAELIAAEMRNNFVLPENCELCHGIFGRIEHYAQIAVELLDTVEWNTFLVGSRFDEEILAKEEKIVLETGATKAESIKLEFNREVGKKISELTGKDAEFSEPDCVIILDTRFDTATLEVRPLFLFGRYRKFSREIPQTRWLCKVCRGKGCKRCNGKGKMYETSVQELIAAKVMEATNGKEHFFHGMGREDIDVRMLGNGRPFVLEIREPVKRTLCLEKLEKEINEFAKGFVEVEGLKLVSGKLVEKIKEEKATKRYQAVVEFESKIELDKLEMAVKELREKDIYQKTPNRVLHRRSDLTRKRRIHDIKLCWLRENTAQLEIECDAGTYVKEFVSGDQGRTTPSVAELTGVPCRVHTLDVIWINDKLEE; from the coding sequence ATGTTTCTTGACACACCCAGTAGAAGGGTTTCTGAAAAACTCAAAGCTTGGAAATTATGTCCGCACTGTCTGGGCAGGATGTTCGGGAGAGAGGGCACTGGTTATACTAACCCCCAAAGAGCAGAGTTAATCGCAGCAGAAATGAGAAACAACTTTGTTTTACCAGAAAATTGTGAACTCTGCCATGGAATCTTTGGTAGAATTGAGCACTATGCACAAATTGCAGTGGAGTTGCTAGATACAGTAGAATGGAATACATTTCTCGTTGGTTCTAGATTTGACGAAGAAATCCTTGCGAAAGAGGAAAAAATTGTTCTTGAGACAGGAGCCACAAAAGCAGAGAGTATCAAGCTAGAGTTTAATAGAGAAGTAGGCAAAAAGATCTCTGAGTTAACAGGAAAAGACGCTGAATTTTCAGAGCCAGATTGTGTCATTATTTTAGATACAAGATTTGATACTGCAACACTGGAAGTCCGACCCTTATTTTTGTTCGGCAGATACAGGAAATTTTCAAGGGAGATTCCACAGACGCGTTGGCTCTGCAAGGTCTGTAGGGGAAAGGGTTGTAAGAGGTGCAATGGGAAAGGAAAAATGTATGAGACGAGTGTTCAGGAACTAATTGCAGCCAAGGTAATGGAAGCCACAAATGGCAAGGAGCATTTCTTCCATGGGATGGGAAGAGAGGACATTGATGTGAGAATGTTGGGTAATGGCAGGCCTTTTGTTCTTGAGATACGGGAGCCAGTGAAAAGAACGCTTTGTCTTGAAAAACTCGAAAAGGAAATAAATGAATTTGCAAAAGGGTTTGTGGAAGTAGAAGGTCTAAAACTAGTAAGCGGTAAACTGGTGGAGAAAATCAAGGAGGAAAAAGCTACAAAAAGGTATCAGGCAGTGGTTGAATTCGAGTCCAAGATTGAGCTAGACAAACTCGAGATGGCAGTCAAGGAATTAAGGGAAAAGGATATATATCAGAAAACTCCTAACCGAGTGTTACATAGGCGATCTGACCTCACAAGAAAGAGAAGAATCCATGACATAAAGCTCTGCTGGCTGCGGGAAAACACTGCTCAGCTTGAGATTGAATGCGATGCTGGAACCTACGTGAAAGAATTCGTATCTGGAGATCAGGGTCGAACAACACCTAGTGTTGCGGAACTCACAGGTGTGCCATGCAGAGTGCATACTCTTGATGTAATCTGGATAAACGATAAGCTGGAGGAATAA
- a CDS encoding ribonuclease P protein component 4: MVRRGRRRTKEDLQLAEERIRWLFETSRKFFNSGWLDHSKRCIQLARKIGMRYNVRVPNELKRLYCKTCYTLLIPGRTARVRVKKARVIITCQNCGNVLRYPYIREKHARKLEHARTSQN; the protein is encoded by the coding sequence ATGGTACGGCGGGGACGGCGGAGGACGAAAGAGGATCTTCAGCTTGCAGAAGAGCGCATTCGCTGGCTTTTTGAAACCTCTAGAAAGTTTTTCAACTCAGGCTGGCTTGACCACTCTAAACGCTGCATTCAGCTTGCAAGGAAGATCGGAATGAGATATAATGTGAGAGTCCCAAATGAATTGAAACGACTCTACTGTAAAACATGCTACACGCTCCTGATTCCTGGCAGGACTGCAAGAGTGAGAGTGAAAAAAGCAAGAGTTATCATCACATGCCAGAATTGTGGGAATGTTTTAAGATACCCGTATATCAGGGAAAAACATGCAAGGAAATTGGAACATGCAAGAACTTCACAAAATTGA
- a CDS encoding YhbY family RNA-binding protein — translation MQGNWNMQELHKIEATVRVGKNGITESVLNEIRNQLKKRKVIKIKFLKSTKDLGTVKEFAEMLEKKTGARVLDVRGGTVILSVKGRENEKPKS, via the coding sequence ATGCAAGGAAATTGGAACATGCAAGAACTTCACAAAATTGAAGCGACAGTGCGTGTGGGAAAGAATGGCATCACTGAGAGCGTGCTCAATGAAATAAGAAACCAGCTTAAGAAGAGAAAAGTGATTAAAATCAAATTTTTGAAGAGTACCAAGGACCTCGGAACGGTAAAGGAGTTTGCAGAGATGCTAGAAAAGAAAACAGGGGCAAGGGTGCTGGATGTGCGAGGTGGTACTGTGATTCTAAGTGTCAAGGGGCGAGAAAATGAAAAACCAAAAAGCTGA
- a CDS encoding DNA-directed RNA polymerase subunit D has product MKIKFLELTNTSARFVLSDATPAEANALRRTLLSEIPKLAIDKVEILLGNIRDESGKEYESVTPLFDEIIAHRLALVPLPTDLSMKFPDECTCKGQGCASCSVIYTINKKGPGMVYSGDLIPLGDPKFKPVDDLIPIVKINEKQAVLLYATAIMGKAKEHAKWQVAHAVGYKYYPDVKINVEKCTNCMECIKYCPKKVFENQDGKVVVKSLEACDLCNSCVEVCPKGALTVKGSEKDFIFTFETDGSLSAKAALAKALEILSSSFAQVKDTLSMLG; this is encoded by the coding sequence ATGAAAATAAAGTTTCTTGAGCTTACAAACACAAGTGCAAGATTTGTATTGAGTGATGCAACGCCTGCAGAGGCAAATGCATTGAGAAGAACTCTGCTCAGCGAAATTCCCAAGCTTGCAATTGATAAAGTGGAAATTTTGCTGGGTAACATAAGGGACGAGAGTGGCAAAGAGTATGAGAGTGTCACGCCCCTCTTTGACGAAATAATTGCACATCGCCTTGCCCTAGTTCCTCTTCCCACAGACCTCTCAATGAAGTTCCCTGATGAGTGCACATGCAAGGGACAGGGTTGTGCTTCATGCTCAGTTATTTACACAATAAACAAGAAGGGCCCAGGAATGGTTTATTCTGGTGACCTTATTCCCTTAGGAGACCCAAAGTTCAAGCCGGTGGATGACCTCATTCCAATTGTCAAAATCAACGAGAAACAGGCAGTGCTGCTCTATGCAACTGCAATAATGGGTAAGGCAAAGGAACATGCAAAATGGCAAGTGGCACATGCTGTGGGCTACAAATACTATCCAGATGTGAAGATTAATGTAGAGAAATGCACAAACTGTATGGAGTGCATAAAATACTGCCCAAAGAAGGTCTTTGAAAACCAGGATGGAAAAGTTGTCGTGAAATCGCTAGAAGCATGTGATCTCTGTAACTCCTGCGTAGAAGTATGTCCAAAGGGAGCGCTTACGGTGAAGGGTAGCGAAAAAGATTTCATTTTCACATTCGAGACAGATGGCTCCCTCTCAGCAAAAGCTGCATTGGCTAAAGCCCTGGAAATTTTATCAAGTTCTTTTGCACAAGTGAAAGACACACTTTCAATGCTGGGCTAG
- a CDS encoding 3-isopropylmalate dehydratase, with protein MTPSPSEVLTATVWIFGDNVSTDEIIAGRRLAERDIQKLAKFAFENSKEEFGVRVKGGDVIVAGRNFGCGSSREQAVLVLKVLGINLILAESFGRIFFRNCVNNGILPLKLKASLKTKLKDGDAVLIDLKQNRITASGITTEFEKPPELLYRIWAAGGLIEYLKKL; from the coding sequence ATGACACCATCCCCTTCCGAAGTCCTCACCGCAACTGTCTGGATCTTTGGAGACAATGTCTCAACAGACGAAATTATTGCAGGAAGACGCCTTGCAGAAAGGGACATCCAGAAACTTGCCAAGTTTGCATTTGAAAATTCAAAAGAAGAGTTTGGGGTTAGAGTTAAGGGGGGCGATGTGATTGTTGCTGGTAGAAATTTTGGCTGTGGGTCAAGTAGAGAGCAGGCAGTCCTCGTGCTTAAGGTGCTTGGCATAAACCTAATTCTGGCAGAAAGTTTTGGCAGAATTTTTTTCAGGAACTGCGTCAACAATGGGATTCTACCGCTCAAACTCAAGGCGTCGCTCAAAACCAAACTGAAAGATGGTGATGCTGTCTTAATTGACCTCAAGCAAAACAGAATTACTGCATCTGGCATCACCACAGAATTTGAGAAACCACCAGAGTTACTCTATAGAATCTGGGCGGCGGGCGGTTTGATTGAATATTTGAAAAAACTATAG
- a CDS encoding flippase, giving the protein MLARKTVFVILKEGIAGTLGFITLFFVARFMGAEPLGVASFALAFVNVFNIIADMGFNSAHVKRVSEKIDTNNCIAVYIRFKIILTISALGILIGFLALLEVFHINFYDSTYPEVIYIMIGYFMIVQIMSIPKYTYDAKLQIYRGQISALAGVVAKDILVIGAAVLMTIGPYTVVQKGMALAAGYLIEVLVAAVILYVFFIREEKIGVYDKKIAKRYLQFAIPFFPVAIFSMLAISADRLTIGYFWDAKEVGVYTAVQSIANMLVVVQSAVTLVLFPAVSSEHKGGNIKEIVRLTRDAIKYILLVLMPVGAGITVFSADIIHVILSDEFLIAEYCFIFLTWYYILFSVSNTAAVTIGGTDRPKLGARITLVSAVSNILLNFVFVPFWGATGAALATLLSGTVYFVMAAYFSRKVLNANILPVSGVKILVAGAITTLVFYGIKHAFLPAPTEMRIYVLVPILIGVLGLFLLLLHLFGEFGKKEIEFFKKASHIKEMGKGIKEEIRIKRK; this is encoded by the coding sequence ATGCTTGCAAGAAAGACCGTGTTCGTCATATTAAAAGAAGGTATTGCTGGCACCTTGGGTTTCATCACACTGTTTTTTGTGGCTAGATTCATGGGGGCTGAACCACTGGGTGTGGCAAGTTTCGCCCTTGCCTTTGTAAATGTTTTCAACATAATTGCAGACATGGGCTTTAATTCTGCCCATGTGAAACGGGTCTCAGAAAAGATAGATACAAACAATTGCATCGCAGTTTACATCCGATTCAAAATTATTCTCACCATTTCAGCGCTTGGAATTCTTATTGGTTTTCTGGCGCTTTTAGAAGTGTTTCACATCAACTTCTACGATTCTACCTATCCCGAAGTGATTTACATAATGATCGGTTACTTCATGATAGTCCAGATAATGTCAATTCCAAAATACACATACGATGCAAAGCTCCAGATTTACAGAGGCCAGATTAGTGCATTAGCTGGGGTTGTGGCAAAGGACATTCTTGTAATCGGGGCCGCTGTGCTAATGACAATTGGTCCTTATACAGTAGTGCAGAAGGGCATGGCACTTGCAGCTGGTTACTTGATTGAAGTGCTTGTAGCAGCAGTCATTCTCTATGTTTTCTTTATCAGAGAGGAAAAAATTGGGGTTTATGACAAAAAAATTGCAAAGAGGTATTTGCAGTTTGCAATTCCGTTTTTTCCTGTAGCAATTTTTTCAATGCTGGCGATTAGCGCAGACCGTCTCACTATTGGGTATTTTTGGGACGCAAAGGAAGTGGGAGTTTACACTGCAGTCCAGTCAATAGCAAACATGCTTGTGGTAGTCCAGAGTGCAGTAACCCTCGTACTCTTCCCAGCAGTTTCCTCTGAACATAAAGGCGGCAACATAAAAGAAATTGTGCGTTTAACAAGAGATGCAATAAAATACATTCTTCTTGTGCTGATGCCAGTGGGTGCAGGAATTACTGTTTTCAGTGCTGACATTATCCATGTGATTCTCTCAGATGAGTTCCTGATTGCAGAATACTGCTTTATTTTTCTCACATGGTATTACATTCTATTTTCTGTGAGCAACACCGCTGCAGTAACTATTGGGGGCACAGATAGACCAAAGCTGGGTGCAAGAATTACTCTTGTTTCCGCGGTATCTAACATCCTGCTGAATTTTGTTTTTGTGCCCTTCTGGGGCGCCACTGGAGCTGCACTCGCGACCCTGCTCTCGGGTACTGTCTACTTCGTAATGGCTGCGTACTTCTCAAGAAAGGTGCTTAATGCCAATATTCTGCCGGTTTCTGGTGTTAAAATTCTGGTGGCGGGTGCAATAACAACATTGGTTTTTTATGGCATAAAGCATGCATTTTTACCTGCACCCACAGAAATGAGAATTTATGTGCTTGTGCCCATACTCATCGGAGTCCTTGGCCTTTTCTTGCTCCTGCTCCACCTCTTTGGAGAGTTCGGTAAGAAAGAAATTGAGTTTTTCAAGAAAGCCAGTCACATAAAGGAAATGGGAAAAGGGATAAAAGAGGAAATCAGGATTAAAAGAAAATAA